From the Hyphomicrobium sp. ghe19 genome, one window contains:
- a CDS encoding biotin--[acetyl-CoA-carboxylase] ligase encodes MPRIVHLAETASTNADVMRLGLSGEELPLWVIADTQTAGRGRSGRAWVSETGNLHASLAFRSDAPLEKAGQLSLLAGIAVIDAVRATMDLAPGTELRLKWPNDILVGSAKTGGILVESTSVRAGPGFLAILGFGLNLISAPDSLGRAVTALSQHGKSPEPLVFLEMLSERVAFWLDRWQAGEGFAAIREAWMERAGAIGERIAINTASGQLSATYQGLSETGALRADVGGTIKEISYGDVMLVGQIARDGTP; translated from the coding sequence ATGCCGCGCATCGTCCATCTCGCTGAGACCGCGTCGACGAACGCCGACGTGATGCGTCTCGGCCTGAGCGGCGAGGAACTTCCCCTCTGGGTCATCGCCGACACTCAGACTGCCGGCCGGGGACGCTCCGGCCGAGCCTGGGTATCAGAGACCGGCAACCTTCACGCCAGCCTCGCGTTCCGCTCCGATGCCCCGCTGGAAAAGGCGGGCCAATTGTCACTGCTCGCTGGAATTGCGGTGATAGACGCCGTTCGCGCCACAATGGATCTTGCGCCGGGAACAGAACTTCGCCTCAAATGGCCGAACGACATTTTGGTCGGAAGCGCTAAAACCGGGGGGATTCTGGTCGAGAGCACTTCCGTTCGCGCTGGCCCTGGTTTTTTAGCAATATTAGGCTTTGGATTGAATTTGATAAGCGCACCCGACAGCCTCGGTCGTGCCGTCACGGCGCTCAGCCAACACGGCAAATCTCCCGAGCCGCTCGTCTTCCTCGAGATGCTTTCCGAAAGGGTCGCGTTCTGGCTCGACCGCTGGCAGGCGGGGGAGGGCTTCGCCGCGATCCGTGAGGCGTGGATGGAGCGCGCAGGAGCCATCGGTGAACGCATCGCGATAAATACGGCGTCGGGCCAGCTATCTGCAACCTATCAAGGCCTTTCTGAAACTGGCGCGCTGCGTGCCGACGTTGGGGGCACCATCAAAGAAATCAGCTACGGCGACGTCATGCTCGTTGGTCAGATCGCGCGCGATGGAACTCCATGA
- a CDS encoding ABC transporter ATP-binding protein — protein MDTTPIAPILQLENVRRSFRQGEKEITVLSGVDAVLWPGQAVALVGPSGAGKSTLLHITGLLESPTSGRVIINGHDCATLTEAERTKLRRKEIGFVYQFHQLLPEFSALENVVIPQLILGTSRKAADKHARELLTTVGLAGRAEHRPAELSGGEQQRTAICRGLANSPRLLLADEPTGNLDPHTSEHVFRQLIDVIRRQGVAALIATHNLELASRMDRVLQVHDGRLVEISLAQTR, from the coding sequence ATGGACACCACACCCATTGCTCCGATTTTGCAGCTCGAGAACGTCAGGAGATCCTTTCGCCAAGGCGAGAAGGAGATCACGGTTCTATCGGGCGTCGACGCCGTTCTATGGCCCGGTCAGGCCGTGGCGCTCGTCGGGCCCTCGGGAGCCGGCAAGTCTACGCTTCTGCACATAACGGGATTGCTCGAATCTCCGACGAGCGGGCGCGTCATCATCAACGGCCACGACTGCGCGACACTCACCGAGGCCGAGCGCACGAAGCTCCGGCGCAAAGAGATCGGCTTCGTCTATCAGTTTCATCAGTTGTTGCCGGAATTCAGCGCTCTCGAAAACGTCGTCATTCCTCAGCTCATCCTCGGCACCAGCCGGAAGGCCGCGGACAAACACGCACGCGAGCTTCTTACAACCGTCGGTCTCGCCGGACGAGCCGAGCATCGTCCCGCGGAACTTTCGGGCGGCGAGCAGCAGCGCACCGCAATTTGCCGTGGACTGGCCAACAGCCCGCGGCTTCTGCTCGCCGATGAGCCGACCGGCAACCTCGATCCCCATACGTCCGAACACGTGTTCCGTCAGCTGATCGATGTCATCCGCCGCCAGGGGGTTGCAGCGTTGATCGCCACCCACAATCTTGAGCTTGCAAGCCGCATGGACCGCGTTCTGCAGGTTCATGATGGCCGCCTCGTCGAGATCTCTCTGGCACAAACGCGCTGA
- a CDS encoding NADH-quinone oxidoreductase subunit M, with product MSNILTVTTFLPLVGALLIATLNREAKGNARWIALWTTLVTFAVSLLIWINFDTNTAGFQFVEEHAWLGPLKYKMGVDGISMLFVILTTFLMPLCILASWVSVQDRVKEYMIAFLVLETLMLGVFCALDMVLFYLFFEGGLIPMFIIIGVWGGKRRVYASFKFFLYTLLGSVLMLLAMMAMYWHAGTTDIPTLLQTKFPPDMQWWLWIAFFASFAVKMPMWPVHTWLPDAHVEAPTAGSVILAGILLKMGGYGFLRFSLPMFPNASADLAPLVFTLSIVAIIYTSLVALVQEDIKKLIAYSSVAHMGFVTMGIFTATQQGVDGAIFQMLSHGIISSALFLCVGVIYDRTHTREIAAYGGLVERMPKYAVAFMVFTMANVGLPGTSGFIGEFLTLLAAFKANTWVAILATTGIILSAAYALYLYRRVIFGALEKANLKSLLDLSPREIAILAPLVILTIFYGVYPSPVLDVTATSVKNLVQNYQSAQGTAAASAAPQGTQ from the coding sequence ATGAGCAACATTCTGACTGTCACGACATTCCTGCCGCTCGTCGGAGCGCTGCTGATCGCGACGCTCAACCGGGAAGCCAAGGGCAACGCGCGCTGGATCGCGCTCTGGACGACGCTCGTCACGTTCGCCGTCTCGCTTCTCATTTGGATCAACTTCGACACGAACACGGCGGGCTTCCAGTTCGTCGAGGAGCACGCTTGGCTCGGCCCGCTCAAATATAAAATGGGCGTCGACGGCATCTCGATGCTGTTCGTCATTCTGACGACATTCCTGATGCCGCTCTGCATTCTGGCAAGCTGGGTTTCGGTCCAGGATCGCGTCAAGGAATACATGATCGCGTTTCTCGTTCTGGAAACGCTGATGCTCGGCGTGTTCTGCGCGCTCGATATGGTTCTCTTCTACCTCTTCTTCGAGGGCGGCCTCATTCCGATGTTCATCATCATCGGCGTTTGGGGCGGTAAGCGGCGCGTCTACGCGAGCTTCAAGTTCTTCCTCTACACGCTGCTCGGCTCGGTGCTGATGCTGCTCGCCATGATGGCGATGTACTGGCACGCCGGAACGACCGACATCCCGACCCTGCTGCAGACGAAGTTCCCGCCGGATATGCAGTGGTGGCTATGGATCGCGTTCTTTGCGTCGTTCGCAGTGAAGATGCCGATGTGGCCCGTCCACACCTGGCTTCCTGATGCGCACGTTGAGGCGCCGACTGCGGGGTCGGTCATTCTCGCCGGCATTCTCTTGAAGATGGGCGGCTATGGCTTCCTGCGCTTCTCGCTGCCGATGTTCCCGAACGCTTCCGCCGATCTCGCGCCACTGGTGTTCACGCTGTCGATCGTCGCGATCATCTACACGTCGCTCGTCGCGCTCGTGCAGGAGGATATCAAGAAGCTCATTGCCTACTCTTCAGTGGCGCACATGGGCTTCGTGACGATGGGTATCTTCACGGCCACCCAGCAGGGCGTTGACGGCGCGATCTTTCAGATGCTGTCGCACGGCATCATTTCATCCGCTCTCTTCCTCTGTGTCGGCGTCATCTACGATCGCACGCACACCCGCGAAATCGCGGCCTATGGCGGCCTCGTGGAGCGGATGCCGAAATACGCCGTCGCTTTCATGGTCTTCACGATGGCGAACGTCGGCCTGCCCGGGACAAGCGGCTTCATCGGCGAATTCTTGACGCTGCTGGCGGCGTTTAAGGCCAACACCTGGGTCGCGATCCTGGCGACGACCGGCATCATTCTTTCGGCAGCTTACGCGCTCTATCTCTATCGCCGGGTCATTTTTGGCGCGCTCGAAAAGGCAAACCTTAAAAGCTTGCTCGATCTTTCTCCGCGCGAGATCGCAATCCTAGCGCCGCTTGTAATCCTCACCATTTTCTACGGCGTCTATCCGTCTCCCGTCCTCGACGTGACGGCGACATCGGTGAAGAACCTCGTGCAGAATTATCAATCCGCCCAGGGGACGGCGGCCGCATCGGCGGCGCCTCAAGGAACCCAATAA
- the proS gene encoding proline--tRNA ligase, producing MSKRALSVTREQNFPDWYQAIVRDGDMAETSPVRGCMIIKPWGWGVWERIQAELDARIKDTGHDNCYFPLFIPMSFLAKEAEHVEGFAKEMAVVTHHRLKNEGGKLVVDPDAKLEEPLIVRPTSETIIGDAFQRWIKSYRDLPLLVNQWANVVRWEMRTRLFLRTTEFLWQEGHTAHADRDDAVAETLKMLEVYRTFAEDVLAMPVVAGEKPPNERFPGADNTYSIEAMMQDGKALQAGTSHYLGTHFAEAQNIQFQNAQGALTHCHTTSWGVSTRLIGGVIMTHGDDDGLRLPPMIAPRQIVIVPMLREKPEDAELIEYCKSLEKELKAAGIRTLVDLKLTKSAEKRWNWVRRGAPVIVEIGGRDATGGNVTFMRRDRLRDGDKVISNTKPRADFVAEAPALLKEIQSTLYSEAKARLDSNIITNIKSFKELEEYFGPAAEGDDEAGAFKGWVRVPWSRPEGAALDAIADRLKALKLTIRNAPLAQEAVAGTCLFTGEAAKEYVLIARAY from the coding sequence ATGAGCAAACGCGCCCTTTCCGTCACCCGCGAGCAGAACTTCCCGGATTGGTACCAGGCCATCGTTCGCGACGGCGACATGGCCGAGACGAGCCCCGTCCGCGGCTGCATGATCATCAAGCCGTGGGGCTGGGGCGTTTGGGAACGCATCCAGGCCGAACTCGATGCCCGCATCAAGGATACGGGCCACGACAACTGCTATTTCCCGCTCTTCATCCCGATGAGCTTCCTCGCCAAGGAGGCGGAGCACGTCGAGGGGTTCGCCAAGGAAATGGCGGTCGTCACGCACCACCGGCTGAAAAACGAGGGCGGCAAGCTGGTGGTCGATCCCGACGCCAAGCTCGAAGAACCGCTGATCGTGCGCCCGACGTCGGAGACGATCATCGGCGACGCGTTCCAGCGCTGGATCAAGAGCTATCGCGACCTGCCGCTCCTTGTGAATCAGTGGGCCAACGTCGTGCGTTGGGAAATGCGCACGCGTCTGTTCCTGCGCACGACCGAATTTCTTTGGCAGGAAGGCCATACGGCCCATGCCGACCGTGACGACGCGGTAGCCGAGACGCTGAAGATGCTCGAGGTCTATCGCACGTTCGCGGAAGATGTCCTGGCGATGCCCGTCGTCGCGGGCGAGAAGCCGCCCAACGAACGCTTCCCCGGAGCCGACAATACCTATTCGATCGAAGCGATGATGCAGGATGGCAAAGCCCTGCAAGCGGGAACCTCGCATTATCTCGGCACGCACTTCGCCGAAGCGCAGAACATCCAGTTCCAGAATGCGCAAGGCGCGCTCACGCATTGCCACACGACGAGCTGGGGTGTCTCGACGCGGCTGATCGGCGGCGTGATCATGACTCACGGCGACGATGACGGCCTGCGCTTGCCGCCCATGATTGCGCCGCGCCAGATCGTCATCGTGCCGATGCTCCGCGAGAAGCCGGAAGACGCTGAACTGATCGAATATTGCAAGTCGCTCGAGAAAGAACTGAAAGCGGCCGGCATCCGTACCCTCGTGGATTTGAAACTGACGAAATCTGCCGAGAAGCGCTGGAACTGGGTGCGCCGTGGCGCGCCCGTCATTGTCGAGATCGGCGGTCGCGATGCCACCGGCGGCAACGTCACGTTCATGCGCCGCGACCGCTTGCGCGACGGCGATAAAGTCATCTCCAATACCAAGCCGCGCGCCGACTTCGTGGCCGAGGCGCCCGCGCTTCTGAAAGAGATTCAGTCGACGCTCTATAGCGAGGCGAAGGCGCGCCTCGACAGCAACATCATCACGAACATTAAGTCGTTCAAGGAACTCGAAGAGTACTTCGGGCCGGCGGCCGAAGGCGACGACGAGGCCGGAGCATTCAAGGGCTGGGTACGCGTGCCTTGGTCGCGCCCGGAAGGCGCAGCACTCGACGCCATCGCCGATCGGCTGAAGGCATTGAAGCTCACCATCCGCAACGCGCCCCTGGCGCAGGAGGCGGTCGCGGGGACGTGTCTCTTCACGGGTGAAGCGGCCAAGGAATACGTGTTGATCGCACGCGCATACTAA
- the nuoN gene encoding NADH-quinone oxidoreductase subunit NuoN, translating to MDSSVLYVVAPELILAIGAISLLMLGVFTSNGEAAGRTVTWLSIAVLIAAAIAVFEGSGSSIVFGGAFVSDGFTRFLKIVILIGAALTLLMTFDNFGRAKLLQFEYPVLVLLATLGMLMMVSANDLIALYLGLELQSLALYVIAAFKRDDVQSSEAGLKYFVLGALSSGMLLYGASMLYGVTGSTSYATIAAAATIPEMSTNIGLTFGLVFVLVGLAFKIAAVPFHMWTPDVYQGAPTPVTAFFAGAPKIAAMALLLRFTQAALPGIAPQWQQIVIFLAIASMVLGSFAAIGQNNIKRLLAYSSIGNIGFALIGLAANNTEGTAGVLIYLVIYVAMTLGAFACVLAMQRNGRNVENISDLSGLAKTNLTFATILAVLMFSLAGIPPLAGFWAKWYVFLPAIKAGLYPLSVIGVVTSVVGAYYYLRVVKIMFFDETAEGFSPPEGRTFAVMALSAAFVVAFVLPFVGGVVVDAATAAASVLVPVHPL from the coding sequence ATGGATAGCTCGGTCCTATATGTCGTCGCGCCGGAGCTGATACTCGCGATCGGCGCCATTTCGCTGCTGATGCTCGGCGTCTTTACATCCAACGGTGAAGCGGCGGGCCGCACCGTCACCTGGCTTTCAATCGCCGTGTTGATCGCGGCCGCCATCGCCGTTTTCGAGGGCAGCGGCAGCTCCATCGTTTTCGGCGGCGCGTTCGTCTCCGACGGGTTCACGCGCTTCCTGAAGATCGTCATCCTCATCGGCGCCGCGCTGACGCTGCTGATGACGTTCGATAACTTCGGCCGCGCCAAGCTTCTGCAGTTCGAATATCCGGTGCTGGTGTTGCTCGCGACCCTCGGCATGCTGATGATGGTCTCGGCGAATGACCTCATCGCGCTCTATCTCGGCCTCGAGCTGCAGTCCCTCGCGCTCTACGTCATCGCCGCGTTCAAGCGCGACGACGTGCAATCGAGCGAAGCGGGGCTCAAGTATTTCGTCCTCGGAGCGTTGTCCTCGGGCATGCTGCTCTACGGCGCCTCGATGCTCTACGGTGTCACGGGCTCGACGAGTTACGCAACGATCGCAGCCGCAGCAACGATCCCGGAAATGTCGACGAACATCGGCCTGACCTTCGGCCTCGTGTTCGTTCTCGTCGGCTTGGCGTTCAAAATCGCGGCCGTGCCGTTCCACATGTGGACGCCCGACGTCTACCAGGGTGCGCCGACCCCGGTCACCGCGTTCTTCGCCGGCGCACCGAAGATTGCCGCCATGGCGCTCCTGCTGCGCTTCACCCAGGCGGCACTTCCGGGCATCGCGCCCCAGTGGCAGCAGATCGTCATTTTCCTCGCGATTGCCTCGATGGTGCTCGGCTCTTTCGCGGCGATCGGCCAGAACAATATCAAGCGACTGCTCGCCTACTCGTCGATCGGCAACATCGGCTTCGCGCTGATCGGGCTTGCAGCCAACAACACCGAAGGCACCGCCGGCGTACTCATTTATCTCGTGATCTACGTCGCGATGACACTCGGCGCGTTTGCGTGTGTCCTCGCAATGCAGCGCAATGGCCGCAATGTCGAGAACATCTCCGACCTTTCGGGCCTCGCGAAAACGAACCTCACGTTCGCAACGATCCTCGCCGTTCTGATGTTTTCGCTCGCGGGTATCCCGCCGCTCGCCGGTTTCTGGGCGAAATGGTACGTCTTCCTGCCGGCGATCAAGGCGGGGCTCTATCCGCTGTCCGTCATCGGCGTCGTAACGAGCGTCGTTGGCGCTTACTATTATCTGCGGGTCGTGAAGATCATGTTCTTCGACGAGACGGCTGAGGGCTTTTCGCCGCCTGAAGGCCGGACCTTTGCAGTCATGGCGCTTTCGGCGGCCTTCGTTGTGGCATTCGTTCTGCCCTTCGTCGGCGGAGTGGTGGTCGATGCGGCAACGGCTGCAGCGTCGGTGCTTGTGCCGGTCCATCCGCTGTAA
- a CDS encoding lipoprotein-releasing ABC transporter permease subunit gives MIAGRYLRARRKEGFISVIAGFSFLGIMLGVATLIIVMAVMNGFRHDLFGKIMGLNGHVIVQKLGDPFTDYTDVANTISRVPGVQTAMPVIEGQVMVSSTSQALGGLVRGVRENDLKSLKLVASNVRAGTLDGFDNQTGIAMGVRLANQLRVGLGDTVTLVSPRGAATPFGTAPRSKAYQVTSIFELGMSEYDRMMIFMPLAEAQRYFSKNGEVDVVEVVVDNPEDVDRYNKLIQDATGPSTTINDWRQRNETFFNVLAVERNVMFIILSLIVLVAALNIISGLMMLVKDKGRDIAILRTMGATKGAVMRIFLITGASIGIVGTLAGLVLGVVFCWNIENIKNFVSWVSGTTVFDPSVYYLTKLPAEIDVHETGGIVLMALVLSVIATLYPSWKASKLDPVEALRYE, from the coding sequence ATGATCGCCGGCCGCTATCTGCGCGCTAGGCGGAAGGAAGGCTTCATCTCCGTCATTGCCGGGTTCTCGTTTCTCGGCATCATGCTCGGCGTCGCGACGCTGATCATCGTCATGGCGGTGATGAACGGCTTCCGGCACGATCTGTTCGGCAAGATTATGGGCCTTAACGGCCACGTCATCGTCCAGAAGCTCGGCGATCCCTTCACTGACTACACGGATGTCGCCAACACGATTTCGCGCGTGCCCGGCGTCCAGACGGCGATGCCCGTCATCGAAGGCCAGGTGATGGTCTCATCGACATCACAGGCGCTCGGCGGTCTGGTTCGCGGCGTGCGCGAGAACGATTTGAAATCGCTGAAGCTCGTCGCCAGCAACGTCCGCGCCGGCACGCTCGATGGCTTCGACAATCAGACCGGCATCGCGATGGGCGTGCGCCTTGCGAACCAGTTGCGCGTCGGGCTCGGCGATACGGTGACGCTCGTCTCGCCGCGCGGCGCAGCAACCCCGTTCGGCACGGCACCGCGATCTAAAGCCTATCAGGTCACCTCGATTTTCGAATTGGGTATGTCCGAATACGACCGCATGATGATCTTCATGCCGCTCGCCGAAGCCCAGAGATATTTCTCGAAGAACGGCGAAGTCGATGTCGTCGAGGTCGTCGTCGACAATCCGGAAGATGTCGATCGTTATAATAAGCTGATCCAGGATGCGACGGGGCCGTCGACCACCATCAACGATTGGCGTCAGCGTAATGAGACGTTCTTCAACGTGCTCGCGGTCGAACGAAACGTCATGTTTATCATTCTCTCGCTGATCGTGCTCGTCGCGGCGTTGAACATCATTTCCGGCCTGATGATGCTCGTGAAGGACAAGGGCCGCGACATCGCCATCCTGCGGACGATGGGAGCGACCAAGGGGGCCGTGATGCGGATATTCCTGATCACCGGCGCATCCATCGGCATCGTCGGCACGCTTGCCGGATTGGTGCTCGGCGTCGTCTTCTGCTGGAACATCGAGAACATCAAGAACTTCGTATCGTGGGTATCGGGCACGACGGTCTTCGATCCGAGCGTCTATTATCTGACGAAGTTACCTGCTGAGATCGATGTCCATGAAACGGGAGGCATCGTCTTGATGGCACTTGTGCTGTCGGTCATCGCCACGCTCTACCCGTCGTGGAAAGCTTCGAAGCTCGATCCAGTCGAAGCATTGCGGTACGAGTGA
- a CDS encoding ribonuclease J, translating to MSERAPPQRSGNSRPDELVFMALGGLGEIGMNVYLYGFGPPRARSWLMVDLGVTFPHESEPGADVVLPDLRFIVAERKNLVGLVLTHAHEDHVGAIIDLWPSLECPIFATPFTAGMLKTKVGEYGGTLSLPIKEVPLSGRFNAGPFEVEFVSVTHSIPEPNGLAIRTPAGLVFHTGDWKLDPTPVVGRPHDAGRLEALGDEGVLAMVGDSTNAMREGRSASESDVAKTLHKLIADAPRCVAVTLFASNVARVSSIAAACHAAGRTLVVAGRALHRIIEVAIETGYLPKGFTYLDQQRFSDLPRDKVVVLCTGSQGETRAAMARIAEDEHPDISLDKGDLVIFSSRTIPGNEKAVSRIQNGLARLGVDIVTDGEALVHVTGHPRRDELKDMYGWIRPKIAIPMHGEARHLREHAKLARACGVSETFTIVDGDVLKLWPGPAAVIDQAPVGRLYRDGNLIVPDAEGPVKSRRKLSFVGIAVVAMALSRRGEIIGEPGVVLEGIPAADRDGESMREIVLDAIDGTLRSIPPKRRGDHGMVQDAVLRAVRSAINEAWGKKPVVKVLVSVVDGRN from the coding sequence ATGAGCGAACGCGCACCACCTCAGCGATCAGGAAATTCCAGACCAGACGAACTCGTATTCATGGCGCTCGGCGGTCTCGGCGAGATCGGCATGAACGTCTATCTCTACGGCTTCGGGCCGCCGCGGGCGCGCTCCTGGCTGATGGTCGATTTGGGCGTAACCTTCCCGCATGAAAGCGAGCCGGGCGCCGATGTCGTGCTGCCCGACCTCCGCTTCATCGTTGCCGAACGCAAAAACCTCGTCGGCCTCGTCTTGACCCACGCGCACGAGGATCACGTCGGCGCCATCATCGATCTTTGGCCGTCGCTCGAATGCCCGATCTTCGCGACGCCCTTCACGGCGGGAATGCTGAAGACGAAGGTCGGCGAATATGGCGGCACGCTCTCTCTGCCGATCAAGGAAGTGCCGCTAAGCGGCCGCTTCAATGCCGGCCCCTTCGAAGTTGAATTCGTCAGCGTGACGCATTCGATCCCCGAACCGAATGGTCTCGCGATCCGAACGCCCGCAGGTCTCGTCTTCCATACCGGCGACTGGAAACTCGATCCGACCCCGGTCGTGGGTCGTCCGCACGATGCCGGAAGGCTCGAGGCGCTCGGCGACGAAGGCGTCCTCGCGATGGTCGGCGATTCGACGAACGCGATGCGGGAAGGCCGATCCGCCTCGGAATCTGATGTCGCCAAGACGCTGCACAAACTCATCGCCGACGCGCCGCGCTGTGTCGCCGTCACGCTCTTCGCGTCGAACGTGGCGCGCGTTTCGTCTATCGCGGCGGCTTGCCATGCTGCGGGTCGCACGCTGGTCGTCGCCGGCCGGGCGCTTCATCGCATCATCGAGGTGGCAATCGAAACGGGTTACCTGCCGAAGGGTTTCACGTATCTCGACCAGCAGCGGTTTTCCGATCTGCCGCGAGACAAGGTCGTCGTTCTGTGTACCGGCAGTCAGGGCGAGACGCGCGCCGCAATGGCGCGCATCGCGGAAGACGAACATCCGGACATCTCGCTCGACAAGGGCGATCTCGTCATCTTCTCCTCGCGCACCATTCCCGGGAATGAAAAAGCCGTTTCGCGCATCCAGAACGGGCTGGCCCGGCTCGGCGTCGACATCGTCACCGATGGCGAAGCGCTCGTGCATGTAACCGGTCATCCGCGCCGCGATGAGCTCAAGGATATGTACGGTTGGATCCGCCCGAAGATCGCCATTCCGATGCACGGTGAGGCGCGGCATCTAAGGGAGCACGCGAAGCTCGCTCGCGCGTGCGGTGTCAGCGAAACGTTCACGATCGTCGACGGAGACGTTTTGAAGTTGTGGCCGGGGCCCGCAGCCGTCATCGATCAAGCGCCGGTCGGCCGCCTCTATCGCGACGGCAACCTTATCGTTCCAGACGCCGAAGGACCGGTCAAGAGCCGCCGCAAACTATCGTTCGTCGGCATAGCGGTGGTCGCGATGGCGCTATCGCGGCGCGGCGAAATCATTGGTGAACCGGGCGTCGTCCTCGAGGGCATCCCGGCCGCGGATCGTGACGGCGAATCGATGCGCGAAATCGTGCTCGACGCCATCGACGGAACGCTCCGCTCAATTCCGCCGAAGCGGCGCGGCGACCACGGCATGGTTCAGGACGCAGTGCTCCGTGCAGTGCGGTCCGCCATCAACGAGGCCTGGGGCAAGAAGCCAGTTGTCAAAGTGCTGGTCTCCGTGGTGGATGGCAGAAACTAA
- a CDS encoding DUF1467 family protein, with the protein MRTSVAVATFFCLWFITLFAVLPFFAKTQEEAGDVIPGTSESAPHKMNVVKLLWVNTVVAAVTFAGVYAVIANI; encoded by the coding sequence ATGCGTACGTCGGTAGCGGTGGCAACGTTCTTTTGCCTTTGGTTCATCACGCTGTTCGCAGTGCTGCCCTTCTTTGCGAAAACTCAGGAGGAGGCGGGCGACGTCATTCCCGGTACTTCTGAAAGTGCGCCTCACAAGATGAACGTCGTCAAGCTTCTGTGGGTCAATACGGTGGTCGCGGCCGTCACGTTCGCAGGTGTCTATGCGGTGATCGCGAATATCTGA
- the mce gene encoding methylmalonyl-CoA epimerase, whose product MIGRLNHVAIAVKDLAKASAVYKNALGAQVGPPLVQPEHGVTVVFIELPNTKIELLEPLGEGSPIAKFLEKSPDGGIHHVCYEVDDIIAARDQLKSQGARVLGDGTPKIGAHGKPVLFLHPKDFCGTLVELEQV is encoded by the coding sequence ATGATTGGACGCCTTAACCACGTCGCCATAGCCGTCAAAGATCTCGCAAAGGCCTCGGCCGTTTATAAAAACGCTCTCGGAGCGCAGGTGGGTCCGCCGCTTGTCCAACCCGAGCACGGCGTTACCGTCGTTTTCATCGAGCTTCCAAACACCAAGATCGAGCTGCTCGAGCCGCTGGGCGAAGGTTCGCCGATCGCGAAATTCCTCGAAAAATCTCCCGACGGTGGGATTCACCATGTATGCTACGAGGTAGATGATATTATCGCGGCGCGCGACCAGTTGAAGTCTCAGGGGGCTCGCGTGCTTGGCGATGGCACTCCGAAGATCGGTGCACACGGAAAGCCCGTGCTGTTTCTTCATCCGAAGGACTTCTGCGGCACCCTCGTGGAGTTGGAGCAGGTCTGA